A genomic window from Eleginops maclovinus isolate JMC-PN-2008 ecotype Puerto Natales chromosome 9, JC_Emac_rtc_rv5, whole genome shotgun sequence includes:
- the LOC134869806 gene encoding LOW QUALITY PROTEIN: flavin-containing monooxygenase 5-like (The sequence of the model RefSeq protein was modified relative to this genomic sequence to represent the inferred CDS: deleted 1 base in 1 codon) yields the protein MKVAVIGAGVSGLTSIKACLDEGLKPTCFESSHDIRGLWRFKEKPEPGRANIYESVVINSSKEKMAFSDFPPPAELPNNMHHSEVLQYIRFYAQAFNLLQHICFKTAVVSVRQTPDFATTGRWEEETESREGLRETCVFDAVIVCSGHFTHPHLPLSDFPGIESFEGRYLHSWDYCNAEGLQGKRVVVIGIGNSGGDIAVDISRVAEKVYLSTRSGAWVVGCSGGGGLPADIVGTSRLDMMIQKLFPSWVSRMVEKKLDEAYDHKLYGLKPKHRWM from the exons ATGAAGGTGGCAGTGATTGGCGCAGGGGTCTCTGGTCTGACCAGCATCAAAGCCTGTTTGGATGAAGGTCTGAAGCCCACCTGCTTTGAGAGCAGCCATGACATTAGAGGTCTTTGGAGATTTAAG GAGAAGCCAGAGCCTGGACGTGCCAACATCTATGAGTCGGTGGTCATCAACAGCTCCAAAGAGAAGATGGCCTTCAGTGACTTCCCTCCTCCAGCTGAACTCCCCAACAACATGCACCACTCTGAAGTGCTGCAGTACATCCGCTTCTACGCTCAGGCCTTCAACCTGCTGCAGCACATATGCTTTAAG ACGGCTGTGGTGAGTGTGAGGCAGACTCCAGATTTTGCTACGACAGGCCGGtgggaggaggagacggagagtaGAGAGGGGCTGAGGGAGACTTGTGTTTTCGACGCAGTGATAGTTTGTTCAGGACACTTCACCCATCCTCACCTGCCACTCAGCGACTTCCCAG GTATTGAGAGCTTTGAAGGCAGGTATTTACACAGTTGGGATTATTGTAATGCTGAGGGTCTGCAGGGGAAAAGAGTGGTGGTGATCGGGATTGGAAACTCAGGAGGTGATATTGCTGTAGACATCAGTAGAGTTGCTGAGAAG GTGTACCTCAGTACCAGGAGTGGAGCGTGGGTTGTCGGTTGTTCGGGA GGGGGGGGCCTTCCAGCCGACATCGTTGGGACTTCACGACTGGATATGATGATACAGAAGCTCTTCCCCTCGTGGGTCAGCAGGATGGTGGAGAAGAAACTGGATGAAGCATATGACCACAAACTATACGGTCTGAAACCAAAACATAG GTGGATGTAG